A single region of the Chloroflexota bacterium genome encodes:
- a CDS encoding citryl-CoA lyase, with protein sequence MPDPADARRPFEAAAWASALTDADAERVYLRGRPVDELIGRRSFAATILLLWLGHEPEDRAARIFEACLVAAIDHGARAPSAIAARTATASRSGSISALAAGILSFGHLHGTVVTGLMEILAGRPAIPPFDAWAEAEVASRRAVGQRVPGIGHRSHEFDRRAERLFGLLAEAYPDAGAPAAVQALARAVGARASRPIPINVDGAIAACLDAIGLPPVLGDFTFVVARTAGLAAHIAEELERGQPMRTIDPSRLVYDGPAPTRVTVDGGPRRRSSIRGPSIDE encoded by the coding sequence ATGCCTGATCCCGCCGATGCACGCCGGCCGTTCGAGGCCGCCGCCTGGGCGTCCGCGCTCACGGATGCGGATGCGGAGCGCGTCTACCTTCGCGGCCGGCCGGTCGACGAGCTCATCGGCCGCCGCTCGTTCGCCGCGACGATCCTGCTCCTCTGGCTGGGCCACGAGCCGGAGGACCGGGCGGCCCGGATCTTCGAAGCCTGCCTCGTCGCCGCGATCGACCACGGTGCCCGTGCCCCGTCCGCCATCGCCGCTCGGACTGCGACGGCGAGCCGATCCGGGTCGATATCGGCGCTCGCCGCCGGGATCCTGTCCTTCGGCCACCTGCACGGGACCGTCGTCACCGGCCTCATGGAGATCCTCGCCGGTCGGCCTGCGATCCCACCGTTCGACGCCTGGGCAGAGGCGGAGGTCGCATCCCGCCGAGCCGTCGGCCAGCGGGTCCCCGGGATCGGCCATCGGAGCCACGAGTTCGATCGCCGCGCCGAGCGACTCTTCGGACTCCTCGCGGAGGCCTATCCGGACGCCGGCGCACCGGCCGCGGTCCAGGCGCTCGCCCGGGCGGTCGGCGCACGAGCGTCGCGGCCCATCCCCATCAACGTCGACGGTGCGATCGCGGCCTGTCTCGATGCGATCGGACTGCCGCCCGTCCTCGGCGACTTCACCTTCGTGGTTGCACGCACCGCGGGCCTCGCCGCCCACATCGCCGAGGAACTCGAGCGCGGCCAGCCGATGCGGACGATCGATCCGTCGCGCCTCGTCTACGACGGACCCGCTCCGACTCGCGTGACCGTGGATGGAGGGCCCCGTCGGAGATCCTCCATCCGTGGACCGTCCATCGATGAATGA
- a CDS encoding CoA transferase, which produces MTWTTDESLGTSPGSPDPGPLAGLRVLELGTLIAGPFAGRLFADFGADVLKIEQPPEGDPHRAWGMSVDGAGSLWSLVQNRGKRSLALDLHDPASRAIVRELTREADILIENFRPGRLEAWGLDPAELQSDNPRLVIVRISGFGQTGPLRDQPGFGTIAEAAGGLRYVTGEPDRPPTRAGLSLGDSIAALYGVIGALVAIFERDRSGAGQVVDVALSEAVFSLLEGILPEYSLFGRIRERTGNIAHNSAPTNAYRCSDGEYVVIGANSDGLFAGLMGLIGRPDLATSAELGTNLGRVRHANELDAAIGAWTVGRTRDEVVIAVRAARIPCSRIASVADIVADPQFQTRDMLVEVVDPRLQKPILTPGIVPKLTRTPGRVRGLGPRVGEDPNPRWRDLAGPIRATEATDA; this is translated from the coding sequence GTGACGTGGACGACAGACGAGTCCCTCGGGACGTCGCCCGGATCCCCGGATCCCGGTCCGCTCGCCGGCCTCCGCGTGCTGGAGCTTGGGACACTCATCGCCGGACCGTTCGCCGGCCGACTGTTCGCCGATTTCGGTGCCGACGTCCTCAAGATCGAGCAGCCACCGGAAGGCGATCCCCACCGCGCGTGGGGGATGTCCGTCGACGGGGCCGGATCGCTGTGGTCGCTCGTCCAGAACCGTGGCAAGCGGTCGCTCGCCCTCGACCTCCACGATCCGGCCTCACGGGCCATCGTGCGCGAGCTGACCCGCGAGGCGGACATCCTGATCGAGAACTTCCGACCGGGCCGCCTCGAAGCGTGGGGCCTCGATCCGGCCGAGCTCCAGAGTGACAACCCACGGCTCGTCATCGTCCGGATCTCCGGCTTCGGACAGACGGGACCCCTACGCGACCAACCCGGCTTCGGGACCATCGCCGAGGCGGCCGGCGGTCTCCGCTATGTGACCGGCGAGCCCGACCGGCCGCCGACCCGCGCCGGCCTGAGCCTCGGCGATTCGATCGCGGCGCTCTACGGCGTCATCGGCGCCCTCGTCGCCATCTTCGAGCGCGACCGGTCGGGGGCCGGGCAGGTCGTGGACGTCGCCCTCTCCGAGGCGGTCTTCAGCCTCCTCGAAGGGATCCTTCCCGAGTACAGCCTCTTCGGACGCATCCGCGAGCGGACCGGCAACATCGCCCACAATTCCGCCCCGACGAACGCCTACCGCTGCTCGGACGGCGAGTACGTCGTCATCGGGGCGAACTCGGACGGGCTGTTCGCTGGGCTCATGGGGCTCATCGGGCGGCCCGATCTCGCGACGTCCGCGGAGCTCGGGACGAACCTGGGACGCGTCCGTCATGCGAATGAGCTCGATGCGGCGATCGGCGCCTGGACCGTCGGTCGCACGCGTGACGAGGTCGTGATCGCGGTCCGCGCGGCGCGGATCCCGTGCAGCCGGATCGCGAGCGTCGCCGACATCGTCGCAGACCCCCAGTTCCAGACGCGGGACATGCTCGTCGAGGTCGTCGATCCGCGGCTCCAGAAGCCGATCCTCACGCCGGGTATCGTGCCGAAGCTCACCCGTACGCCCGGGCGCGTGCGCGGCCTGGGTCCACGGGTCGGCGAGGATCCGAACCCGCGCTGGCGCGACCTCGCCGGACCGATCCGCGCTACGGAGGCGACCGATGCCTGA
- a CDS encoding SIS domain-containing protein, with protein MTMRSELAEAPAVVRRLLESGRRPLDQLASAVERRGVGFVLIAARGTSDHAATYAQYVLGERNGLPVGLAAPSLASLYGHGPRLENALVVGISQSGRSPDVVGVVEDGRRQGALTLAVTNDPSSPLAEAADFVVPLVAGEERAVAATKTYVAELVAVALLSEALARVGIVGVGGTDDGVGPGWRDEALERLPASLQAAVDLEPEVVSAALARAGLTRCAVLARGYHYATAREWALKLKEVAGVAADPYSAADFEHGPIAVVAPGFPVLAVATKGPAVPGMADLFGRLRAQGADLFVLSDDPAVRSLGATSIAVPPDVPEWLSPIVAIVPCQLFAYHLALVSGRDPETPPNLRKVTLTR; from the coding sequence ATGACGATGCGTTCGGAGCTCGCCGAGGCGCCGGCCGTCGTCCGGCGGCTGCTCGAGTCGGGACGTCGACCCCTCGATCAGCTCGCGAGCGCGGTCGAGCGCCGCGGCGTGGGATTCGTCCTGATCGCCGCCCGTGGCACATCCGATCACGCGGCGACGTACGCTCAGTACGTCCTCGGCGAGCGGAATGGGCTCCCGGTGGGGTTGGCCGCGCCGTCGCTCGCATCGCTCTATGGGCACGGGCCCCGGCTCGAGAACGCCCTTGTCGTGGGGATCAGCCAATCCGGTCGATCGCCGGACGTCGTCGGCGTGGTCGAGGACGGCCGCCGGCAGGGGGCGCTGACGCTCGCCGTCACGAACGATCCGTCGTCACCGCTCGCCGAAGCAGCGGACTTCGTGGTGCCGCTCGTCGCCGGTGAGGAGCGCGCGGTCGCGGCGACGAAGACCTATGTCGCCGAGCTCGTCGCGGTCGCGCTTCTGTCCGAGGCGCTGGCGAGGGTGGGAATCGTCGGCGTCGGGGGCACGGACGACGGCGTCGGTCCTGGCTGGCGCGACGAGGCACTCGAGCGCCTGCCGGCGTCCCTCCAGGCGGCCGTCGACCTCGAGCCCGAGGTCGTGTCGGCCGCGCTGGCGCGGGCCGGACTGACCCGCTGTGCCGTCCTCGCCCGCGGCTACCACTACGCCACCGCCCGCGAATGGGCGCTCAAGCTCAAGGAGGTGGCGGGCGTCGCGGCCGATCCCTACTCGGCAGCCGACTTCGAGCACGGGCCGATCGCCGTGGTGGCGCCGGGCTTCCCCGTTCTCGCCGTCGCCACGAAGGGCCCCGCCGTGCCGGGCATGGCCGACCTGTTCGGACGGTTGCGGGCACAGGGCGCCGACCTCTTCGTCCTCTCCGACGATCCGGCCGTCCGATCCCTTGGCGCCACCTCGATCGCGGTTCCGCCCGACGTGCCGGAGTGGCTCTCGCCCATCGTCGCCATCGTCCCGTGCCAGCTTTTCGCGTACCACCTCGCGCTCGTATCCGGCCGCGACCCGGAGACGCCGCCCAACCTCCGCAAGGTGACGCTCACGCGCTGA